In the Primulina tabacum isolate GXHZ01 chromosome 15, ASM2559414v2, whole genome shotgun sequence genome, TCTATGGAAATCGCACGCCGTTGTGGCTCCTTAAATCCACCTAAAGCAGCAGCTAAATACCTGTGAAACACAAGAAGTTAACACTCAAGTCACTTCCGCTTAATAAGAAATGGACCTGAGATCTCAGTTACCGTACTATACCGAGCACTCCATTCAGTCAAACTAAAATAACGAAGTAAAAATTTAATGTGGGATAAGCAGCAACAGAAAAGAAAAGAGTATCTTACCCCACAAAGAAACCTGCAAAATGTAGCAACAGTACTGAGAGTACCACAACTCCCAACTCACAAGAGAGTATTGCTTGAACACGAAGTAACAAAGATGCATCAGATGGTATTAATGTACCAATTAATGAAGACTTCATACGAATGACATTTTCCGAGAAAACACTGAAAAAACAAAACACGAATTCAGAAAGTAATTATAGACGAGAGAAAACGAGAAAACATAGATCTAGCAATAATTGCCATTCTAATGTGACACATAGTGATTGAAACATGTGTTTGGACTAttgtatggtttaaaaatattcgAGACTAACAATTATCAATTTTAATAAACCGGCGGCAGCCATTTAGTCCTATAAATAGTATCCTCGATGTCAGACGCTTGGTTCTATAGAAAATATCCACAGAAAATGAGTTTTCACAATACGATCGGCAAAATTCAAACCTGGAAGCAAGAAGTGAGGATGCTAAGACAGCTAGCAAAGGAGCAACGGGAGTCCccattttcacagcttgaggaAATGTGCTCTGTAGCCAGGATCCTAGCAGAACAGGAGCAACCACCacctaaacaaaaaaaaaagtttgaaaTAACATACAAACATAAAATGAAAGGTTTATTGTGGTAATTCACCTGCAAGGTACTGATGGAGAGTTTAAAAGCATCAATTGGAACGTAGGTTCCGGCAAGAATCTTAGTCAAAAGCGGTGTAAGAATCACTGCTCCAAGGGTGGTACAAACTGTCATTACTATGGACAACGGTACATCTCCTCGAGCAATTAAAGTCACCTGTAAAAATGATTCCACAAAAGAAATGGTACTTTTGTTTTCTTACTAGAGGaaaaatataatcagaactttTCAAAGGTTAAACAAAACTAACAGGTGGCAGTCctgcataaaaaattaaaagtgtGTGTAGCAtcgtaataaaaaaaatcccaaTTATTGGAGGAAAAATCGCTAACATAGTTAAATAAACAACAGTGAAAGTTCAAGCAAACAGGACTctgaaacattaaaataaattattgattagTTTCCAATGATCAGGCACCATAAATAAGATTGCACTTGAGAAGAAAAATTCTCTCCGTCTTCAAAAAATGAGTGTTAAGAACATTCATATCCAGAGacgaaggaaaataaaaataaattatatgctGACAATAAAATATTCATTCCATGCACCTATGTCAATAGCATGTGAGAACTGTAAGAGGCTGGCTACTTATTCTTCAAATACCTCAGCAAAATTTCTTTAGACCATTTCCACAATTGGAGTCCATTTTAGGAATCCTTAATCTAGTTATTATCTTAAAAAGGTCAGTTTTATAATGGTAAAAtcaagatttaaaatatttttatccacTATTAACAAACTAGAAAAAAATGTGACAGAGTCATATAAATATTCTTCTGCTTTTCTCCTTGATAATATATCTATTCATTGCATTCGAACTATAAAGGATCTTACCACGTTGGAGGCTGTACCACCGGGGCAACTACCAAGTAAAATCAAACCTACTGAGAGGGAAGGCGAGAGCCCCAAAATCTTGCTAACTACGAAGCCAAAAGTGGGCATAATGGTGTATTGAGCAGCGCAACCGTAAAGTATCTGATACAAGAGATATATAGATGATATAAATCATGATATTGGATAAACCAGTAATAGCTACATGAAAGATTAGTCGAGCTAGATTCATTAGTTGTACACGGTTTAACCATGATACACAGTCTAATTTACAAATTATCAATCAGCAACATCACAATCATAATAGCATATTTTTTGTTTGGTTCTTTATTCAGTTATATTGCTTTTTAGCTTGCGGTAAAAAAAGCTTTAAAGGAATCCAAGATAACCAATTCAGAATcgacagaaaaaaaaaaaagagagaagagAAACAGGGTTAATCATGTTTAGATGGATATCTCCCATCATACTAGAAATTTGAGCAACTTTACTTTTGATTGCTTAGAAAAATAGAGAATATATCACTATAATACAAGACATTGTCCTCTTCTAGCATTACAATTATCGCAGTCCAGGACTCTAGATGACCTGAATTTCAAATAACCCATAGGCTATCCAGAGAATAGGATCTCGTTGAAGCTCAAAATCACAAAAATCATAGTGCAATATATATCAATGGTGCAATCATAATACATTTCATAAGCTCGAGAAGTCATCAATAGAGCTCGAGTTACTACAAGAAAAATACCCGTCAATTCTATAAAATTAGTCCTTAAATgcgaaatttatattaaaaaaaaacttaaaggtaaaataataatatggacAGTGTTAGAAAAACAATAACTTAAATTTCAGTAGTACTACTTCAACCTGAAAGAATATCGATCAAGCTTCACTTTAGCAACTCAAACCCAAGCTCGAGTCGAGTTTTAACTAACTAATCGAGACACACTCACTAGAGACTAGTGACAGGAAATTAGGCTAGCTCATGATCATACCTCGAACCTAAGTACAGCACTCATCATAAAATGAAAAAGGGGTAGGGATTAGCTGGGAGGATGTTCAttccttttaaattttttatagttTTCTTCCAGTACAGTAAAGATATGATTTTGACATAATTTTTAATTCACCCTTTTAAATCGAATTGCGGGCTATAGAGACACTCGTTGAAAAAGAGAGCAGGGTACATAAACTCACGGAAAATGGCCTTTGCATGAATAGGTTGACCAAATCTTTGAGCTCCAACGTAATCCCCATAGCCAGCATAATAAACCCGAGAGTTAAGCTATACGAAGTGGGAGCTCTTtccacaaaccaagaaaaagcAGAAGGCTTGAAGCAAGCAACCAGCCCTCCAGTAGTCACATAAAGTGGATACAAGCTTGCTGCTGTAGCCAACCAATTTTCCCATATGGGTTCATCCGGAACCGTAACATTCACAGGTGCTGATTCTTCAAAATCCTCACCTAAACTACATTTAACGGCAAATTTTGAATTCTCACAGTAAGGTCTTGCGGAAACTTTAATGGGTATGATGGGTTTGTACAGCGATATCCTTGAATTGGTTTGCTTCGGACAGGAAATGAACGTATGGACACACAGAGAAGCAGCCATTGTTGatttagaaaaaaaacaaaagataaaaaaaaatcaactcgGGAGTTAGGATTGCTTGTTTGTTTGAAGAGCTGTTGGGTGAACGAAGTGATTGCTTGTTCTCAGAGCATTTGATCATATATTTTCAGATGTTTCATCCGACTATTCATCTCGGAAATGTTGtatattttattatcaaaatcTGCAACTAAAGACCAAATAAAATTTGAGCAAAGCAGAATAAAATGGCATACGTTAAGATGTAAtggaacatttttttaaaaaaatctttagTTCGATTGAGCATATCTATATTTGTTTGAAACCTCAGGCTATTCTAACTTCATAATAagttcaagaattaaataaaacatacatcttcaataatgattaaaaaaaaattccaatgaAACAAGAGCCAGTCAAAACGAGTCATCGGGCAGTTCAATCCAAAATCAACCACAACTCATCCTTTGACGAATCTAACTTAGattgtttttaataatatttaagttGGTTCGAACAGAACATCGAAATcgaacaaactgaatttttttcgACTATCCAAATCGACCGAATTTAGCCATTAAACCCGATTAAACATAATCGATAAAATATCGATCGAAATAATCGGTAACATCTAATTTTATTAAAGTAAAacacttaataaattaaaataaataaaagttgtggaaaataaataaaagttgtGGAATAATTTTAATGACTTAGGACTGGTAATAATAAAATTAGACTATTATTTGACATCCAATACTCTtttttagatatgtttaaagtccaatacaaaaaaaatacaaattataaAAAGTATAATCCAATAAtaattacatatataatatcaGTTTAATCGATTTGCTGATTTTTTACATTCAAAACCGAAACAGATCCGATTGAACCGATTTAAccaatattttccaaaaaaaaatagaTTGATCGAACCGACCAAAATTCTGATTTTGATCAGTTTTATT is a window encoding:
- the LOC142527748 gene encoding putative sodium/metabolite cotransporter BASS2, chloroplastic translates to MAASLCVHTFISCPKQTNSRISLYKPIIPIKVSARPYCENSKFAVKCSLGEDFEESAPVNVTVPDEPIWENWLATAASLYPLYVTTGGLVACFKPSAFSWFVERAPTSYSLTLGFIMLAMGITLELKDLVNLFMQRPFSILYGCAAQYTIMPTFGFVVSKILGLSPSLSVGLILLGSCPGGTASNVVTLIARGDVPLSIVMTVCTTLGAVILTPLLTKILAGTYVPIDAFKLSISTLQVVVAPVLLGSWLQSTFPQAVKMGTPVAPLLAVLASSLLASSVFSENVIRMKSSLIGTLIPSDASLLLRVQAILSCELGVVVLSVLLLHFAGFFVGYLAAALGGFKEPQRRAISIEVGMQNSSLGVVLATSHFASSMVALPSAISAVLMNIMGSSLGYFWRYNDPSDLKEVAQK